A window of Micromonospora eburnea genomic DNA:
TCGTACTCGACGAACGGCTCCTCCTGGCCGACCCAGTCCTGGTAGTACGAGCTGCCGAGCAGGATCCGCATGCCGAGGTTGATGTCGACCAGGTCCGTGGTGAGCAGCTTGCCGTCGACGACGATGCCGGGGGAGACGTGCATGGCCCGCCCCCAGTTCGTCATGGTCTCGTACCGGTAGTCGACGACGTCGGGGTTCTGGAACGAGCCCCAGCAGCCGAGCAGCACCCGGCGCCGGCCGACCTCCTCGTAGCCGGGCAGCGCCTCGTACCAGAAGTCGAAGATGTCGTCGTTCATGGCGACGGCCTTCTTGACGAAGTCCAGGATGTTGACCAGCCGGCTCAGGTAGTCGGTGAACAGCGTCGGCTGCGGCATCGTGCCGACACCGCCCGGGTAGACCGTCGACGGGTGGACGTGCCGGCCCTCCATCAGGCAGAACATCTCCCGGGTGGTCCGGCTGACCTTCAGCGCCTCCTTGTAGACCTCGCCCTCGAACGGGTTGTACGCCCGCATGATGTCGGCGATCGTCCGGTAGCCGTGGATGTCGCGGCCCGGTGCCGCGGTGGCCTCCGCGCGGGCGAGGACGCTGGGGTTGGTCTGCTTGACCATCGCCTCGCAGAAGTCGACGAAGACGAGATTGTCCTGGAACAGCGTGTGGTCGAACATGTACTCGGCGGCCTCGCCGAGATTGATGATCCACTCGGCCAGTGGCGGGGTCTTGATGCCGTAGGCCATGTTCTGCGCGTAGACCGAGCAGGTCGTGTGGTTGTCGCCGCAGATGCCGCAGATCCGGCTGGTGATGAAGCCGGCGTCGCGCGGGTCCTTGCCCTTCATGAACACCGAGTAGCCGCGGAACAGCGACGACGTGGTGTGGCATTCGGCGACCACCCGGTTCGCGAAGTCGATCTTTGTGTAGACGCCGAGGTTGCCGATGATCCGGGTGATCGGATCCCACGCCATCTCCACCAGTTCGCCGGGTTTGGTGGCGGTGGCCGGCTTCGGCTTCGTCGCGGTCAAGGTTTGTTCCTCTCCATCGCAGCCTGTCGGCGGGGATCCGCCGGGCCGTACGGACGCCACCGGGGGTTGTAGCCGCTGGTGAGCTCCGGACCGTTGTGGTGCCACTTCGGTTCGCGGTTGGCGGTGGCGTTGGTGAGGCCGCGCAGGCGGCGGATCACCGCGCCGTACGGCTTGATGAGCATCGTGGACAGGCTGCCGCCGGGCGGCATGTCCATGAACGGCATGAACCGGTCGGGGAAGCCCGGCATGGTGCAGGCGATGCAGATGCCGCCGACGTTGGGGCAGCCGCCCACACCGCCCATCCAGCCGCGCTTCGGGACGTTGCAGTTGATCACCGGCCCCCAGCAGCCGATCTTGACCTGGCACTTGGGGGAGTTGTAGTCCTTGGCGAAGTCGGCCTGCTCGTAGTAGGCGGCCCGGTCGCAGCCCTCGTGCACGGTCTTGCCGAACAGCCACTGCGGCCGCAGCATGTGGTCCAGCGGCGGAGGCGGGGCCGAACCGGCGGCATGGTAGAGCACCCAGGTCAGGGTCTCCATGAAGTTCTCCGGCTGGATCGGGCAGCCGGGCACGTTGACGATCGGCAGGCCACCCTGGGAACGGAAGTCCCAGCCGAGATAGTCGGCCAGACCCATGCACCCGGTCGGGTTGCCCGCCATGGCGTGGATGCCGCCGTACGTCGCGCAGGTGCCGGCGGCGACCACGGCCCACGCCTTCGGCGCGAGCTGGTCGATCCACCAGTTCAGGGTCAGCGGCTCACCGGTGCGCTCGTCGTTGCCGAACGACGTCCAGTACCCGTCGCCGTTGATGTTCTCGTTCGGGATCGAGCCCTCGATGACCAGGATGAACGGCTCGGTCATCTCCCCGCGGGCCGCCCGCCGGTACGGCGCCAGGAACTCCTCGCCGCCGGCCGCCGGCGACAGCACCTTGTTGTGCACGTTGACCTTCGGCAGACCGGGGATGAGCCCGAGGACGATGTCCTCGATGGCCGGCTGGCCGGAGGCGGTCATCGACACGGAGTCTCCGTCACAGCTCATGCCCTCGGAGATCCAGAGGATGGTGACCTCGTCGAACCCGTTCTCCTGCGGGATCACCGCGGTGCCGCGTACGCCCTGCGTCATGTGAGGGGCCTCCCTTGCATCCGGTCCCGCAGTCGGTCGTAGATGGCCGCCACCGGCGCCGCGAGAGCCAGCGCCGGCGGCTTGTCCGGCGCGTGCGGGTGCGGGCGCGTCGGGGCCCGCTGCTTGCCCTGGTCGATCTCCTGGCCCAGCTCGCGGAGGGCCTGCTCGTCGGCCTGCGAGCACAACAACGGCATGAGCTCGTTCTCGTCGTCGCGCACATGCCGCGCGACGGCGGACGCCAGCCGCTCCATCAGCCCGTCCTGCGCGGGATCGCCGGCCCGGCAGCGGTCCAGTTCGAGGAGCAACTCCTTGATCGGCCGGTGCCCGGCGAGGTGGCTGTCCACCTGCCCGTCGGCCAGCACCTTCGCGGCGAACGGGTAGAAGAGCACCTCCTCGAGCGCGGCGTGCTTCGACAACTCGCGAATCAGGATCTCCACGACGCCGCGGCGCTGTGCGTCTGATGCCGCCGCCCGGTAGTCCCGGAACAGCTGTTCCACCACGCGGTGGTCGTGCCGCAGCAGCTCGGTGGCGTCCATCAGACCGCCCCCAACTCGACGCTGGCCACGGTGACGGACTCCAGCACGACGTCGTCGCTGCCGGTGATGTCGATGTCGACGCCCCCGCACTGCGGGCAGGCCACCATCGCGAGGTGATCGGTGATCGGTCCGCTCCGGCCACAGCCATGGCAGCGCACCGTCATGGGTTCGAGCACCAGATCCACGGCGGCGTCCGCGACCACCGTGTCGACCGCGGCCACCTGGATGTTCTGCGTGACGACATCGGGGTCGACCAGGTGGCCGCCGATCCGTACCCGCAGAGCGGTGACCCGGCGCCCGGCGGCTCTGCGTACCGCCGCCGCGACGATCGCCTCGGACAGACCTGTCTCATGCATCGGCGGTCACCCCCTTCTCGGCTGCCGTCCGTTTCGGAATGTCCTGCCGCCTGCCTGCGGTGGCGAGCCATGCGGCTTCCTCCCGTGCGATGCCGACCACCGTCCGGACCGCCTCGTCGACCGCGCCGGCGACCGGCGCGGACAGCTCCATCCGCTCGTCGAGGACGGCGGGTTGGCAGCCCACCACGAGGACCCGCTCGACGGTGCCGCCGAGGCTGCGCAGCAGACGCAGCACCGACTCGGGATCCATGCCGTGCCCGTCGGCGGCCGGAGCCGCCAGCACGTCCGCCGGCCGCAGGGTCCAGCCGGGGTCGTCGAGGTCCACCTGTAGGACGGCCAACGTGCCCGGCGGCTCGTCCAACGGCAACGCGTCCACCAGGACCAGCACGTCGTGCCGGCCGTCCAGCAGATCGTAGGCCAGATGCATGCCCCGGATGCCGTAATCGGACACCTCCACCCCGGTGGGGAGTGCGATGTCCCGCAGCCGCCGGACGACCTCCACGCCGAACGCGTCGTCGCCGAGGAAGATGTTGCCGATGCCGGCGACGAGGACCCGGCCACCGCCGTCGCCGCTCATCGCGCGTCGACCTCTCCGGGCAACGCCCCGACCTCTCCGGGCGGCGCGTCAACCGGGCCGGGCAGCGGCTCGACCTCCTCGGGGCGGAAGTGACGCAGCCGGCCGTACCACTGGTGCAGGTCCGCGCCCGGGTCGTCGTCGACGGTCACCGCCAGGAAACGCGTCCCGTCCACGTCGAGGAGCACCTGCTCCACCCGGGCGGTGCGGCCGGCCAGGAACATGTCGTGCGCGTCCGTGCCCCGCCGGCGTGGTCTCAGCCGGACCCGGCTACCGCGCCCCAACAGGGTCCCCGCGACGCGGACGGTTTCGGCGTCCGGTTCGACCGCCGGTTCGGCGCCGGGCTCCCACCAGGGCGTCCGTTCAGCGGCCTCACCCGGTGGGCGGACGGGAGCCAGGGAGCGGATGGCGCCGTGCAGCCGTTCGAGAACCTCGGGCGGCATCGTCTCCACCCGGTCGAGGATGGCGGCGGCGCGGGGATCGGTGGCCCGGACCTCGCGCTTCTCGGCGTCGGAGAGGGTGAGCGTACGCAGTGACAGGATCTCGTCGATCTCGGTCGCGTCGTGCAGGTCACCCGGGCTCTCCGGGGCGATCCGTGGATGGTCGTAGAGGATGACGGGTGACGACAGGAGGGTGTCGGCGCTGCCCGGCTCGCCGGCGAGCACCGGAAAGGTGTGCACGTTCCGGCACTCCCGGGCCGCGGCCGCCGCCCATTCCGGCGGGTCGAGCAGCGACAGGAACCGGCCCTGGTCGACGGCGATCAGGGTGTGCGCCGCGAGCAGGCAGCACCTCAACGCCTCGGCACGCCGGTTGCCCGCGGGTGTCGTCCGGTCGGTGTTCTCGACGCGGACCGTGAGCCGCTGCAACCGGAAGGGCGTCCGACACTGGTCGACGGAGACGCGGACCGAGGCGGACAGCGGGGAGCGGCGGCGCACCACCCGTCCCACCGGCTCACCCCGGCTGTCGACCAGCACCTCGACGTCCTCGACTCCGGGCACCCGTACGTCGACCCGATGCCCGCGCCGCAGCTCGCCGACCGGCGCCTCGACGTCGAACTCCTGCGGGACCGCCTCGTCGAAGCTGAGTTCGGTGCGGTCGCCGGTGTCGATCCGGTCGACCGGCCGGTGGCCGTCGCCGGCCGTCCGCTCCTCGACCGTCTTGCGTTGCAGGTGCAGGAAGCGCAGCCGGATCCGGACGACCGCGCTCTCCGGGGACTCCATCAGGCATTCGGTCTGCTGCCACGGCGACTCTGCCGAGCCCGCCACGCCGCCGTCGACCAGGCCGTGCGCCGCCCCCCAGGCGGGAGGTACGAGAACACCGAACTGCCAGCGCACCCGGTTCTTCCCCGACGAGCGACGGTAGGGGTAGAGCAGGTAGCCCTCGTACAGGATCGCGTCGGCGACCGCTTCGGCGCTGCCGAAGCCGGCGCTCGACCAGCGCGGATCCATGCCGTCAACCCCCTCGGTGCGTGCCGTCTCCCCGGTCTAGCCCGGCGCGGGGGGCGTCCGTAAGTGCACGCCGTACCTAGGCGACGACCGCACCCACCGGACCGGGTGAGTGCCGCTGCCGGCGACGTGAATCGCGTGGCCGGCGAACGGCCGAACCAGCCGGTCGCCGGGACCGTGGCGGGGCTTGAGCGGCGGGTGGCATCGGTGGATGCTGAACAGACATCGGTCATCGTTGATTTGTAGGAGGCTCGGATGCGCCTGCTCCCGCTCGCCGCCCTCGTCCTGACCGCGGTGCTCACCGGCACCCCGGCCGCCGCCCATGCGCGGCCCGACCCGGAGCGGGCGTCCGTGGCGCTCGCCGAGGTGCGTACGCCCGGCACCGCGTGGGGCTTCGACCCGGCCAGCGGCCGGATGACCCTCACCGTCGACGACACCGTCGCCGGCACCGAGCTGGCGGCGCTGCGGGACACCGCGGCCCGGGCCGGTGCCGTGCTGCGTCGGGAACCCGGCCGGCTGCGTACCCTGATCGCCGGAGGCGAGGCCATCTACGGCGGCGGTGGGCGCTGCTCACTCGGGGCCAACGTCCGCAGCGGCAGCACCTACTACTTCGTCACCTCCGGGCACTGCACCAGCGCCGTCGGCACCTGGTTCGCCGACAGCGCCCACACCACCGTGCTCGGCACCGTCGTTGCCGGCAGCTTTCCCGGCAACGACTACGGCGTGGTGCGCTACACCGGCACGATCGCCCATCCCAGCGCGATCCACACCCACCCGGGCCTGCTCGCCGTCACCGGCGCGGGCACCGCCAACGTCGGCCAGACGGTCTGCCGCAGCGGTGCCGCCTCGGGCGTACGGTGCGGCATCGTCACCGGGCTGAACCAGACCGTCAACTACATCGAGGGCCTCGTGTACGGGCTGATCCGCACCAACATCTGCGCGGAGCCCGGCGACAGCGGCGGTCCCCTCTACGTGGCCTCGACCGGCACCGTCATCGGCATCCTCTCGGGCGGCACCGGCAACTGCATGGTCGGCGGCACCACCTACTACCAGCCGATCACGAAGATCCTCGACACGTACGGCCTGACCATCCCGTAGTGGGCGTCAGGTGAGGCGGTGGTCGAGGGCGGTGTGCCGGCGCCCGGCACCGACCGTGCGTACGGCGGCGGCCAGTGCCCGGCGGGAACCGACGAGCACGACGAGCTTCTTGGCGCGGGTGACGGCGGTGTAGAGCAGGTTGCGTTGCAGCATCATCCACGCGCTGGTCGTCAGGGGGATGACGACCGCGGGATACTCGGAGCCCTGGGAGCGGTGGATGGTCATGGCGTACGCGTGGGCGAGTTCGTCGAGTTCGTCGAAGTCGTAGTCGATGCTCTCGTCCTCGTCGGTGCGCACCGTGAGGGTCTGCTCCTCGCCGGAGAGGGCGGTGACGACGCCGAGCGTGCCGTTGAAGACGCCGGCTCGCCCCTTGTCGTAGTTGTTGCGGATCTGGGTGACCTTGTCGCCGATCCGGAACACCCGCCCACCCATCCGCCGCTCGGGTTGCCCTTCGCGGTGTGGGGTGAGGCGCTGCTGCAACAGGGTGTTGAGGGCGCCGGCGCCGGCGGGGCCCCGGTGCATCGGGGTGAGCACCTGCACGTCCCGGCGGGGGTCGAGCCCGAACTTCGCCGGTACGCGGGCGCAGGCGACGTCGACGGTCAGGGTGGCGGCGGCCTCGGTGTCGTCGCAGGCGAACAGGAAGAAGTCCGGCAGGCCGTGCAGGATGGGCGGGCGGCCGGAGTTGATGCGGTGGGCGTTGGTGACCACGCCGGACTGCGCGGCCTGGCGGAAGATCTGCGTCAGCCGTACCCGCGGGACGGCCGGGGCGGCGAGCAGGTCGCGCAGGACCTCACCCGCGCCGACGGAGGGGAGTTGGTCGACGTCGCCGACGAGGAGCAGGTGCGCCCCGGGCGGGACGGCCTTGACGAGCTTGTTGGCCAGGATCAGGTCGAGCATGGAGGCCTCGTCGACGACGAGCAGGTCGACGTCGAGGGGGTTGTCCCGGTCGTAGGAGGCTTCCCCGCCGGGGCGTAGCTGGAGCAGCCGGTGCACCGTGGCGGCGGGCTGGCCGGTCAGCTCGGAGAGTCGTTTGGCGGCGCGGCCGGTCGGCGCGACGAGGGTGACCTTGGCCTTCTTCGCGGCGGCCAGTTCGACGATCGAGCGGACGGTGAAACTCTTGCCGCAGCCCGGCCCGCCGGTCAGCACCGCCACCTTCGAGGTGAGGGCGAGCCGGACCGCCTGTTCCTGCTCCGGGGCCAGGTCCGCGCCGGTGCGCGCCTTCAGCCAGGTGAGGGCCCTGCCCCAGTCGACGTCGGCGAAATGGGGCAGCCGGTCCGCCCGGTCGTTCAGCAGCCGCAGCAGCGAGGAGGCGAGGGACTGCTCGGCGCGGTGGAACGGCACCAGGTACACCGCCGGCACCGGCTCGCCCGCACCACCGGGCAGCGTCTCCCGGACGACCCCCTCGTCGGCGACCAGGTCGTCGAGGCAACGGGTGACGAGATCGGCCGGCACGTCGAGGATCTTCGTGGCGTCGGCGACCAGTTCGGGCGCCGGAAGATAGCAGTGGCCGTTGTCGGTGGCCTCGGAGAGGGTGTAGCGCAGGCCGGCCATGACCCGCTGGGGGCTGTCGTGGGGAATGCCGACGGCCTGGGCGATGGTGTCGGCGGTCTTGAAGCCGATGCCCCACACGTCCGCGGCCAGCCGGTACGGCTCCTTCGTCACGACGTCGACGGACGCGTCGCCGTACTGCTTGTAGATCCGTACCGCCAGCGACGTCGACACCCCGACGCCCTGCAGGAAGACCATCACCTCCTTGATGGCCTTCTGTTCCTCCCATGCGGCGGTGATCTTCGCGGTACGCTTCGGCCCCAGGCCGGGCACCTCGACCAGCCGTGCCGGTTCGTCCTCGATCACCCGCAGGGTGTCCAGGCCGAAGTGGGCCACGATCCGTTCGGCGAAGACCGGGCCGATGCCCTTGACCAGGCCGGAGCCGAGGTAGCGCTGGATGCCCTGGATCGTGGCCGGCAGCACGGTGGTGTAGGAGTCGACCTCGAACTGCCGCCCGTACCTCGGGTGCGACGACCAGCGACCGTGCAGCCGCAGGCTCTCCCCGGGTTGCGCCCCCAGCAGCGCGCCGACCACCGTCAACAGGTCGCTGCCGCGCTCGGTGGCGACGCGGGCGACCGTGTACCCGGTCTCCTCGTTGACGTAGGTCAGCCGCTCCAACACCGCGTCCAGCACGGCCAGCGGAGGACGAGCAGAGACAGTCACCGGCCTATCTTGCCGGGTGGCCCCGTCCGGCTCGACACGGTGGTCGGCGACGGTGTGCCCGCGGTCAGAGGTTGAGCGGCCCCGGGGCGCTGGCCAGCTCCCGGAAGCGCTCGCGCGGGTCCGGCACCAGCCGCCGGGTGGACAGGTCCAGCAGCCCGGCCACCCCGGTCAGCGTGGCGACCGGGGTGCCGTCCGGCCGGGTGTAGTTCTGGTCGATGTGGAACGTCTTGCGCTCGCCCCAGCGGAACTCGCAGGACACGTCCACCTCGTCGCCACCACGCAGCTCGCTGAGGTAGCGGACGGTGACCTCC
This region includes:
- a CDS encoding S1 family peptidase, giving the protein MRLLPLAALVLTAVLTGTPAAAHARPDPERASVALAEVRTPGTAWGFDPASGRMTLTVDDTVAGTELAALRDTAARAGAVLRREPGRLRTLIAGGEAIYGGGGRCSLGANVRSGSTYYFVTSGHCTSAVGTWFADSAHTTVLGTVVAGSFPGNDYGVVRYTGTIAHPSAIHTHPGLLAVTGAGTANVGQTVCRSGAASGVRCGIVTGLNQTVNYIEGLVYGLIRTNICAEPGDSGGPLYVASTGTVIGILSGGTGNCMVGGTTYYQPITKILDTYGLTIP
- a CDS encoding hemerythrin domain-containing protein — translated: MDATELLRHDHRVVEQLFRDYRAAASDAQRRGVVEILIRELSKHAALEEVLFYPFAAKVLADGQVDSHLAGHRPIKELLLELDRCRAGDPAQDGLMERLASAVARHVRDDENELMPLLCSQADEQALRELGQEIDQGKQRAPTRPHPHAPDKPPALALAAPVAAIYDRLRDRMQGRPLT
- a CDS encoding hydrogenase expression protein HypE; translation: MTQGVRGTAVIPQENGFDEVTILWISEGMSCDGDSVSMTASGQPAIEDIVLGLIPGLPKVNVHNKVLSPAAGGEEFLAPYRRAARGEMTEPFILVIEGSIPNENINGDGYWTSFGNDERTGEPLTLNWWIDQLAPKAWAVVAAGTCATYGGIHAMAGNPTGCMGLADYLGWDFRSQGGLPIVNVPGCPIQPENFMETLTWVLYHAAGSAPPPPLDHMLRPQWLFGKTVHEGCDRAAYYEQADFAKDYNSPKCQVKIGCWGPVINCNVPKRGWMGGVGGCPNVGGICIACTMPGFPDRFMPFMDMPPGGSLSTMLIKPYGAVIRRLRGLTNATANREPKWHHNGPELTSGYNPRWRPYGPADPRRQAAMERNKP
- a CDS encoding nickel-dependent hydrogenase large subunit translates to MTATKPKPATATKPGELVEMAWDPITRIIGNLGVYTKIDFANRVVAECHTTSSLFRGYSVFMKGKDPRDAGFITSRICGICGDNHTTCSVYAQNMAYGIKTPPLAEWIINLGEAAEYMFDHTLFQDNLVFVDFCEAMVKQTNPSVLARAEATAAPGRDIHGYRTIADIMRAYNPFEGEVYKEALKVSRTTREMFCLMEGRHVHPSTVYPGGVGTMPQPTLFTDYLSRLVNILDFVKKAVAMNDDIFDFWYEALPGYEEVGRRRVLLGCWGSFQNPDVVDYRYETMTNWGRAMHVSPGIVVDGKLLTTDLVDINLGMRILLGSSYYQDWVGQEEPFVEYDPLGNPVDIRHPWNQTTLPDPGKRDFNDRYSWVMSPRWFDKSSGQHLALDTGGGCFARLYTTALAKLVDTPYVKSTGQSVLISLPKSRTLPEMTLEWKIPRWSNALERDRSRAYFIAYAAAMALYFVERAMERVRAGDMRVFAEFEVPDEAIGCGFHEAVRGILSHHLVIRDRKIANYHPYPPTPWNGSPRDSYGTPGPYEDAIQNTPIFEENGPDNFKGVDIMRAVRSFDPCLPCGVHMYVGGGRTLKKIHSPMFGASHG
- a CDS encoding SF1B family DNA helicase RecD2, with protein sequence MTVSARPPLAVLDAVLERLTYVNEETGYTVARVATERGSDLLTVVGALLGAQPGESLRLHGRWSSHPRYGRQFEVDSYTTVLPATIQGIQRYLGSGLVKGIGPVFAERIVAHFGLDTLRVIEDEPARLVEVPGLGPKRTAKITAAWEEQKAIKEVMVFLQGVGVSTSLAVRIYKQYGDASVDVVTKEPYRLAADVWGIGFKTADTIAQAVGIPHDSPQRVMAGLRYTLSEATDNGHCYLPAPELVADATKILDVPADLVTRCLDDLVADEGVVRETLPGGAGEPVPAVYLVPFHRAEQSLASSLLRLLNDRADRLPHFADVDWGRALTWLKARTGADLAPEQEQAVRLALTSKVAVLTGGPGCGKSFTVRSIVELAAAKKAKVTLVAPTGRAAKRLSELTGQPAATVHRLLQLRPGGEASYDRDNPLDVDLLVVDEASMLDLILANKLVKAVPPGAHLLLVGDVDQLPSVGAGEVLRDLLAAPAVPRVRLTQIFRQAAQSGVVTNAHRINSGRPPILHGLPDFFLFACDDTEAAATLTVDVACARVPAKFGLDPRRDVQVLTPMHRGPAGAGALNTLLQQRLTPHREGQPERRMGGRVFRIGDKVTQIRNNYDKGRAGVFNGTLGVVTALSGEEQTLTVRTDEDESIDYDFDELDELAHAYAMTIHRSQGSEYPAVVIPLTTSAWMMLQRNLLYTAVTRAKKLVVLVGSRRALAAAVRTVGAGRRHTALDHRLT
- a CDS encoding acyl-CoA thioesterase — its product is MGDPFRVRITVRGYELDTQGHLNQAVYLQYGEHARWECLRAAGISQDRLIASGVGPVALEVTVRYLSELRGGDEVDVSCEFRWGERKTFHIDQNYTRPDGTPVATLTGVAGLLDLSTRRLVPDPRERFRELASAPGPLNL
- a CDS encoding hydrogenase maturation protease, yielding MSGDGGGRVLVAGIGNIFLGDDAFGVEVVRRLRDIALPTGVEVSDYGIRGMHLAYDLLDGRHDVLVLVDALPLDEPPGTLAVLQVDLDDPGWTLRPADVLAAPAADGHGMDPESVLRLLRSLGGTVERVLVVGCQPAVLDERMELSAPVAGAVDEAVRTVVGIAREEAAWLATAGRRQDIPKRTAAEKGVTADA
- a CDS encoding hydrogenase maturation nickel metallochaperone HypA codes for the protein MHETGLSEAIVAAAVRRAAGRRVTALRVRIGGHLVDPDVVTQNIQVAAVDTVVADAAVDLVLEPMTVRCHGCGRSGPITDHLAMVACPQCGGVDIDITGSDDVVLESVTVASVELGAV